From a region of the Podospora pseudopauciseta strain CBS 411.78 chromosome 7 map unlocalized CBS411.78m_7, whole genome shotgun sequence genome:
- a CDS encoding uncharacterized protein (EggNog:ENOG503PA8H; COG:K), with protein MSMSTYTPSSTSPDGPSEPPPTASGSGTGATAAHEPLACVSCRTRKLKCDRRKPNCTRCARSGGECHYPESRRKPAFKRRNVRELEERLAQVEGLLKNVSRRRTSREAGPSTTSGSLEPSRQPSQESSPLAGLEADASQINLEDLFADPTFQDPSWFSPPPPPPPDGFSSTANNPPPWDLFGLGQFESLPPWEMIEELHDLFFSIHYSFLPIIHKDGYLAAFHRPPHMRPPMCLQYSIWTMAADGHPKYGCYHEALYRRARQYLEADELKVRHNIVAPTQSTGTNLLQGHGEHFITVSHAQAWALIAADEARRMLFTRAALSSARCVRIVGMMGLHRLDSTAADEEHPIAPMIPPPKGWVELEERRRLFWGAFCIDSYAGISTGWPTLIDTTQVTTHLPASEDAFAKGQEEKSTSLQSLFNGFNYSTYGGNVVICHIFNQIMKHAHCPMPSDRPDDLESGPFWQRHRELDTLLSSAFMFLPDRLRLPKNITDPVAIQTNMNLHAAVICLHNTAYEKADKLPSLPASVKQDSRTRSLMAAGEIVNILKLSHNMKTGYKSPLMALSLYCAASVYVSVAAAKDTPTPTNPPSPSFLSSVNTNLETLLKSMEAISKLHYITRAYLNQILLDIDRSGVSLSFPLSEYLSKESHPCEHGIPIVARTSGHRQTRLPVPFSTPGGQQQRVMVPGVFAERNFGGGNIHPGAGISSGLSSMVSGMVAGCGLQVLTEDGVRKQPEQQQGQFVDAFHPCDNPPYARGQANTARAAMGERVMMFGFRGGREEMVGLQELPFRLGMQTGLVGAGAGAGLGFEMGMAGGGTGKEKDGDVLLHFPPGNVGGVSGEGNHGQGGGGKGKEDGNAMDIFDEFQDLGEGTGGGEDGDWGMLDPTDTFYSLLYNDGANTDNNGGGDDNCGNMWSVNDFTGMWGGPR; from the exons ATGTCAATGTCAACCTATACACCGTCATCAACATCCCCTGATGGACCCTCAGAGCCGCCGCCAACAGCTAGTGGTAGCGGGACGGGAGCAACAGCAGCTCACGAGCCGTTGGCTTGTGTGAGTTGTCGGACGAGGAAGCTGAAAT GTGATCGTAGAAAGCCGAATTGCACCAGGTGTGCTCGAAGTGGTGGCGAGTGTCACTACCCGGAGTCTCGGAGGAAACCAGCGTTTAAGCGAAGGAATGTTAGAGAGTTGGAAGAGAGACTAG CACAGGTGGAAGGTCTCTTGAAGAATGTCAGCAGGCGGCGAACCAGCCGGGAAGCCGGGCCTAGCACAACGTCTGGTTCTCTAGAACCGTCTCGGCAGCCATCTCAAGAATCATCCCCTCTAGCTGGTCTAGAGGCCGATGCTTCTCAGATCAATCTTGAGGACTTATTTGCAGATCCAACTTTCCAAGATCCATCATGgttttcaccaccaccacctcctcccccagatGGATTTTCGTCCAcagccaacaaccctccGCCATGGGACCTGTTTGGTTTGGGTCAGTTTGAGAGCTTGCCCCCGTGGGAAATGATTGAGGAATT GCATGATTTATTCTTCTCAATCCACTACTCATTTCTGCCCATTATTCACAAGGACGGGTATCTGGCTGCTTTTCACCGGCCGCCTCATATGCGACCTCCCATGTGTCTTCAGTATTCCATCTGGACTATGGCAGCGGATGGCCATCCCAAGTATGGGTGTTATCACGAGGCTTTGTACCGTCGAGCTCGGCAGTACTTGGAGGCGGATGAACTCAAGGTTCGTCACAATATCGTCGCTCCCACGCAATCAACGGGCACTAACCTTTTGCAGGGGCATGGAGAGCATTTCATCACGGTATCTCACGCTCAAGCCTGGGCCCTGATCGCCGCCGATGAGGCCAGGAGAATGCTTTTCACCCGGGCAGCATTGAGCTCCGCTCGATGCGTTCGAATTGTCGGCATGATGGGCCTCCACCGGCTCGACAGCACAGCCGCCGACGAAGAACACCCTATCGCTCCCATGATCCCCCCTCCTAAAGGCTGGGTCGAACTGGAAGAACGCCGACGTCTATTCTGGGGCGCCTTCTGCATCGACAGCTACGCCGGCATCAGCACTGGCTGGCCAACCCTCATCGACACCACCCAagtcaccacccacctccccgcctccgAGGACGCCTTCGCCAAAGGCCAAGAGGAAAAGtccacctccctccagtCCCTCTTCAACGGCTTCAACTACTCCACCTACGGCGGCAACGTCGTCATCTGCCACATCTTCAACCAAATCATGAAGCACGCCCACTGCCCCATGCCCTCCGACCGCCCCGACGATTTAGAGTCCGGCCCCTTCTGGCAACGCCACCGCGAACTCGACACCTTGCTATCCAGCGCCTTCATGTTCCTCCCCgaccgcctccgcctcccaaAGAACATCACCGACCCGGTCGCAATCCAAACAAACATGAACCTCCACGCCGCCGTCATCTGCCTCCACAACACCGCCTACGAAAAAGCAGACAAGCTCCCCTCCTTACCTGCGTCCGTCAAACAAGACAGCCGCACCCGCTCCCTCATGGCAGCAGGCGAAATAGTAAACATCCTCAAGCTAAGCCACAACATGAAGACGGGGTATAAATCCCCGCTGATGGCCCTCTCGTTGTACTGCGCGGCGTCGGTGTACGTCtccgtcgccgccgccaaagacacccccacccccaccaaccccccgtcaccatccttcctctcctcggTCAACACCAACCTTGAGACTCTCCTCAAATCGATGGAGGCGATTTCAAAGCTGCATTACATCACGAGGGCGTATCTAAATCAGATACTTCTTGACATCGACCGCTCGGGGGTATCTCTGTCATTTCCACTTTCGGAGTATTTGAGCAAGGAATCTCACCCGTGTGAGCACGGGATTCCAATCGTGGCTCGCACTTCGGGACACAGACAGACGAGGCTGCCAGTTCCGTTTTCTACACCgggggggcagcagcagagggtGATGGTTCCGGGGGTGTTTGCTGAGAGAaactttggtggtgggaacaTCCACCCCGGCGCGGGGATATCCTCTGGTTTGTCCTCCATGGTGAGCGGGATGGTGGCTGGGTGCGGACTGCAGGTTTTAAcggaggatggggtgaggAAACAACCGGAACAACAGCAGGGGCAGTTTGTGGATGCTTTTCACCCTTGTGATAACCCGCCTTATGCTAGAGGGCAGGCGAACACCGCTAGGGCCGCcatgggggagagggtgatgatgtttgggtttcggggtgggagggaggaaatGGTAGGGCTGCAGGAGTTGCCTTTTAGGTTGGGGATGCAGACTGGGCTTGTGGgagcgggggcgggggctgggttggggtttgagatggggatggctggaggagggacggggaaggaaaaggatgggGATGTACTACTGCATTTTCCGCCGGGGAATGTGGGAGGTGTTTCGGGGGAGGGAAATCACGgccaaggtggtggtggtaaagggaaagaagatgGGAATGCGATGGATATTTTTGATGAGTTTCAAGATTTGGGAGAGGGGACGGGTGGCGGGGAAGATGGTGATTGGGGCATGTTGGATCCTACCGACACTTTTTACTCACTGTTGTATAATGATGGGGCCAACACTGACAAtaatgggggaggagatgataATTGTGGGAATATGTGGTCGGTGAATGATTTTACTGGGATGTGGGGTGGTCCTCGATAG
- a CDS encoding uncharacterized protein (EggNog:ENOG503P14U; COG:O), which produces MFRIFVIAVLPLFFVFSSEIFTFLSGALCPSCNCESAKPLHRIPRPQLRPEFLALENGTDARLGCEDVGYKMHVFSREPLVVYFENFVSAREREHLLDISEKIYTPSTITHNGGQTSDRNTKVRDSEVALVPRTEGVRCIERRAREVQGWREEVWIERLRVQRYNPGGHYSHHFDWSSGRGGWGRVSSFMVWVHGEELEGGETEFPRLELRGDRKKWCKFIECEDNLDGEDSKDKGVETAEDKKGAVFKVIPGNAVYWENFRSDGTGRGYNETWHAGLPVKKGVKVGLNIWSYGRID; this is translated from the exons ATGTTCCGGATATTTGTCATAGccgtcctccccctcttcttcgtcttctccTCTGAAATCTTCACCTTCCTATCCGGCGCCCTCTGCCCATCATGCAACTGCGAGTCAGCGAAACCGCTTCACAGGATCCCTCGCCCCCAGCTCAGGCCAGAGTTTCTGGCGCTGGAGAACGGGACTGATGCCAGGCTGGGGTGTGAAGACGTCGGGTATAAGATGCATGTCTTTTCCCGGGAGCCGTTGGTGGTGTATTTTGAGAATTTTGTttcggcgagggagagggagcatTTGCTTGATATTAG TGAGAAAATCTATACGCCCTCGACTATCACGCATAACGGGGGGCAGACGAGTGATAGGAATACCAAGGTGAGGGACTCGGAGGTTGCGCTTGTGCCGAGgacggagggggtgaggtgtATTGAGAGGAGGGCTAGGGAGGTgcaggggtggagggaggaggtttg GATTGAAAGGTTGAGAGTCCAGAGATATAACCCTGGTGGACACTACAGTCATCACTTTGACTGGAGCTCGGGGAGAGGTGGCTGGGGTAGGGTGAGCAGCTTCATGGTTTGGGTTCATggtgaggagttggagggaggagagacaGAGTTCCCCAGGTTGGAGCTGAGAGGTGATAGGAAGAAGTGGTGCAAGTTCATTGAGTGTGAAGACAATCTAGATGGCGAGGACTCGAAAGACAAGGGCGTGGAGACAGCCGAAGACAAGAAGGGAGCGGTGTTCAAAGTTATACCTGGAAATGCTGTTTACTGGGAGAATTTCAGGTCTGATGGAACCGGAAGAGGGTATAACGAGACGTGGCATGCTGGATTGCCCGTGAAGAAGGGAGTCAAGGTTGGACTGAACATTTGGAGCTATGGGAGGATTGACTGA
- a CDS encoding uncharacterized protein (COG:S; EggNog:ENOG503P1FY), which translates to MLRPTHNIKGLHLLRQRLSTPGPSLAPAQRAIVEQASTSFARRFSGGTLKKPQRQPHHRGTGATRDLPGKHIPAMGENTDTLAQVDAPFPLTEVDKWVLSQTDEEFKCHDWDELCVILQNNDLHLLKRKPSDLRRYIKWTTETKAEYGNITNFLITHRLPKAWGKPPFTPASSIPFENPSDYRVLMNDWPYGFAPGISHIVVWTRTPIATDDTVGDMTHQSRKIVADFIKRFFVDRLGPGGEKKVIWFKNWVALQSVRTVDHVHVLVRDVEPQVLEEWSRELECHKA; encoded by the exons ATGCTTCGTCCGACGCACAACATCAAGGGTCTGCATCTCCTCAGACAACGCCTCTCAACACCCGGCCCGTCCTTGGCTCCCGCTCAGCGTGCCATTGTCGAACAAGCTTCAACTTCCTTCGCCAGACGATTTAGCGGTGGAACCTTGAAGAAGCCCCAGAGGCAACCCCACCATCGCGGCACAGGTGCAACAAGAGATTTACCGGGTAAACACATCCCAGCCATGGGCGAGAATACCGATACTCTGGCCCAGGTCGACGCTCCCTTTCCCCTGACAGAGGTCGACAAATGGGTGCTCTCACAGACCGACGAAGAGTTCAAATGCCATGACTGGGACGAGTTATGTGTGATCCTTC AGAACAACgatctccatcttctcaagAGAAAGCCATCCGATCTTCGGCGGTACATCAAGTGGACTACCGAGACAAAAGCCGAGTATGGCAACATAACCAACTTTCTCATTACCCATCGGCTCCCCAAGGCCTGGGGCAAACCACCCTTCACTCCAGCTTCCAGTATCCCGTTTGAGAACCCATCCGACTACCGCGTTCTCATGAATGACTGGCCCTACGGCTTCGCTCCAGGCATATCTCACATCGTTGTCTGGACACGCACTCCCATTGCCACAGATGACACCGTCGGAGACATGACGCATCAAAGCAGGAAGATCGTGGCCGATTTCATCAAGAGATTCTTCGTAGACCGGCTCGGACCGGGaggcgagaaaaaggtgATTTGGTTCAAGAATTGGGTGGCCCTTCAGAGTGTGCGGACAGTCGATCATGTCCACgtgttggtgagggatgtAGAGCCGCAGGTGCTGGAGGAGTGGTCAAGGGAGCTCGAATGCCACAAGGCATAA
- the CBR1 gene encoding NADH-cytochrome b5 reductase (COG:C; EggNog:ENOG503NW9T), translated as MSDSLLAKKYVDGIYIPAGLIVLGTAILKREFLHYAVLVAIALGAIKFIRTQPKKVLKPDAFQEFELKEKTIISHNVAIYRFALPNPSDILGLPIGQHISIGAHLPQPDGTTKEIVRSYTPVSGDHQPGYFDLLIKSYPTGNISKHMAGLAVGQTIRVKGPKGAFVYTPNMVRHFGMIAGGTGITPMLQVIRAIVRGRKAGDTTQVDLIFANVTKEDILLKEDLDALTKEDKGIRVHYVLDKPPADWQGGVGYVTGDMITKWLPKPAEDVKLLLCGPPPMVSGLKKTAEALGFKKARPVSKLEDQIFAF; from the exons ATGTCCGACTCTCTGCTTGCGAAGAAGTATGTCGACGGGATATACATCCCGGCCGGTCTCATCGTGCTCGGCACCGCCATTCTGAAGCGCGAGTTCCTGCACTACGCCGTGCTCGTCGCCATTGCCCTCGGCGCCATCAAGTTCATCCGGACCC AGCCCAAGAAGGTCCTCAAGCCAGATGCCTTCCAGGAGTTtgagctcaaggagaagacCATCATCTCCCACAATGTAGCCAT CTACCGCTTCgctctccccaacccatccgatatcctcggcctccccaTCGGCCAGCACATCTCGATCGGCgcccatctcccccagccCGATGGCACCACCAAGGAAATCGTCCGCTCCTACACCCCCGTCTCTGGTGACCACCAGCCCGGCTACTTCGATCTCCTCATCAAGTCCTACCCTACCGGTAACATCTCCAAGCACATGGCCGGTCTTGCCGTTGGCCAGACCATCCGCGTCAAGGGCCCCAAGGGCGCTTTCGTCTACACTCCCAACATGGTCCGTCACTTTGGCATGATCGCCGGCGGTACTGGTATCACCCCCATGCTCCAGGTCATCCGCGCCATTGTCCGCGGCCGCAAGGCTGGCGACACCACCCAGGTCGATCTCATCTTTGCCAACGTCACCAAGGAGGACATTCTGCTCAAGGAGGACCTCGACGCGCTcaccaaggaggacaagggcaTCCGCGTGCACTATGTTTTAGACAAGCCCCCTGCGGACTGGCAGGGCGGTGTTGGCTATGTTACCGGCGACATGATCACC AAATGGCTCCCCAAGCCCGCCGAGGATGTCAAGCTTCTTCTCTGcggcccccctcccatgGTCAGCGGCCTCAAGAAGACTGCCGAGGCTCTTGGCTTCAAGAAGGCCAGACCCGTCAGCAAGCTCGAGGACCAGATCTTTGCTTTCTAA